A section of the Drosophila subobscura isolate 14011-0131.10 chromosome A, UCBerk_Dsub_1.0, whole genome shotgun sequence genome encodes:
- the LOC117903734 gene encoding dual specificity protein phosphatase 3 isoform X1 gives MSWRYALSTDRYSSSIGDRYSPHYYQSPSRLESSEQTTGRQLQRVLHYSMAPTRALPGLRRAECAIHDVDCDEVYPGIYIGDAAAAKNKTYLRMMGITHVLNAAEGCRYGQVDTGHSYYRDMPSIRRNHKDCVFRYMGFPMIDAPTTDISRYFYVASKFIDSAISSGGKILVHCLVGMSRSATCVLAYLMICRKMSAVDAIRTVRMRRDIRPNDGFLQQLADLDMELKRKNLYPY, from the exons ctTTCAACGGACAGATACAGCAGCAGTATCGGCGATAGATATAGTCCGCACTATTATCAG TCGCCCAGCCGCTTGGAGAGCTCCGAACAGACCACAGGACGACAGCTGCAGCGTGTCCTGCACTACTCGATGGCACCCACACGGGCATTGCCCGGCCTGAGGCGGGCCGAATGCGCCATCCATGATGTGGACTGCGACGAGGTATATCCGGGCATCTACATTGGCGATGC TGCGGCGGCCAAGAACAAGACGTACCTGCGAATGATGGGCATCACGCATGTCCTGAATGCCGCCGAGGGGTGTCGCTATGGCCAGGTGGACACCGGACACAGCTACTACCGGGACATGCCCAGCATTAG ACGGAACCATAAGGACTGTGTTTTTAGGTACATGGGCTTCCCGATGATCGACGCCCCCACGACAGACATCTCGCGGTACTTCTATGTGGCTTCCAAATTCATTGACAGCGCCATCAGCAGCGGCG GCAAAATCCTGGTACACTGCCTGGTGGGGATGTCCCGTTCGGCCACCTGTGTGCTGGCCTATCTGATGATTTGCCGCAAAATGTCGGCGGTGGATGCGATACGCACGGTGCGAATGCGTCGCGATATTCGGCCCAATGATGGATTCCTGCAGCAATTGGCCGACCTGGACATGGAGCTGAAGCGCAAGAACCTTTATCCCTATTAG
- the LOC117903734 gene encoding dual specificity protein phosphatase 3 isoform X2 codes for MSWRYALSTDRYSSSIGDRYSPHYYQSPSRLESSEQTTGRQLQRVLHYSMAPTRALPGLRRAECAIHDVDCDEVYPGIYIGDAAAAKNKTYLRMMGITHVLNAAEGCRYGQVDTGHSYYRDMPSIRYMGFPMIDAPTTDISRYFYVASKFIDSAISSGGKILVHCLVGMSRSATCVLAYLMICRKMSAVDAIRTVRMRRDIRPNDGFLQQLADLDMELKRKNLYPY; via the exons ctTTCAACGGACAGATACAGCAGCAGTATCGGCGATAGATATAGTCCGCACTATTATCAG TCGCCCAGCCGCTTGGAGAGCTCCGAACAGACCACAGGACGACAGCTGCAGCGTGTCCTGCACTACTCGATGGCACCCACACGGGCATTGCCCGGCCTGAGGCGGGCCGAATGCGCCATCCATGATGTGGACTGCGACGAGGTATATCCGGGCATCTACATTGGCGATGC TGCGGCGGCCAAGAACAAGACGTACCTGCGAATGATGGGCATCACGCATGTCCTGAATGCCGCCGAGGGGTGTCGCTATGGCCAGGTGGACACCGGACACAGCTACTACCGGGACATGCCCAGCATTAG GTACATGGGCTTCCCGATGATCGACGCCCCCACGACAGACATCTCGCGGTACTTCTATGTGGCTTCCAAATTCATTGACAGCGCCATCAGCAGCGGCG GCAAAATCCTGGTACACTGCCTGGTGGGGATGTCCCGTTCGGCCACCTGTGTGCTGGCCTATCTGATGATTTGCCGCAAAATGTCGGCGGTGGATGCGATACGCACGGTGCGAATGCGTCGCGATATTCGGCCCAATGATGGATTCCTGCAGCAATTGGCCGACCTGGACATGGAGCTGAAGCGCAAGAACCTTTATCCCTATTAG
- the LOC117903734 gene encoding dual specificity protein phosphatase 3 isoform X4 encodes MSWRYASPSRLESSEQTTGRQLQRVLHYSMAPTRALPGLRRAECAIHDVDCDEVYPGIYIGDAAAAKNKTYLRMMGITHVLNAAEGCRYGQVDTGHSYYRDMPSIRYMGFPMIDAPTTDISRYFYVASKFIDSAISSGGKILVHCLVGMSRSATCVLAYLMICRKMSAVDAIRTVRMRRDIRPNDGFLQQLADLDMELKRKNLYPY; translated from the exons TCGCCCAGCCGCTTGGAGAGCTCCGAACAGACCACAGGACGACAGCTGCAGCGTGTCCTGCACTACTCGATGGCACCCACACGGGCATTGCCCGGCCTGAGGCGGGCCGAATGCGCCATCCATGATGTGGACTGCGACGAGGTATATCCGGGCATCTACATTGGCGATGC TGCGGCGGCCAAGAACAAGACGTACCTGCGAATGATGGGCATCACGCATGTCCTGAATGCCGCCGAGGGGTGTCGCTATGGCCAGGTGGACACCGGACACAGCTACTACCGGGACATGCCCAGCATTAG GTACATGGGCTTCCCGATGATCGACGCCCCCACGACAGACATCTCGCGGTACTTCTATGTGGCTTCCAAATTCATTGACAGCGCCATCAGCAGCGGCG GCAAAATCCTGGTACACTGCCTGGTGGGGATGTCCCGTTCGGCCACCTGTGTGCTGGCCTATCTGATGATTTGCCGCAAAATGTCGGCGGTGGATGCGATACGCACGGTGCGAATGCGTCGCGATATTCGGCCCAATGATGGATTCCTGCAGCAATTGGCCGACCTGGACATGGAGCTGAAGCGCAAGAACCTTTATCCCTATTAG
- the LOC117903734 gene encoding dual specificity protein phosphatase 3 isoform X3: MSWRYASPSRLESSEQTTGRQLQRVLHYSMAPTRALPGLRRAECAIHDVDCDEVYPGIYIGDAAAAKNKTYLRMMGITHVLNAAEGCRYGQVDTGHSYYRDMPSIRRNHKDCVFRYMGFPMIDAPTTDISRYFYVASKFIDSAISSGGKILVHCLVGMSRSATCVLAYLMICRKMSAVDAIRTVRMRRDIRPNDGFLQQLADLDMELKRKNLYPY; this comes from the exons TCGCCCAGCCGCTTGGAGAGCTCCGAACAGACCACAGGACGACAGCTGCAGCGTGTCCTGCACTACTCGATGGCACCCACACGGGCATTGCCCGGCCTGAGGCGGGCCGAATGCGCCATCCATGATGTGGACTGCGACGAGGTATATCCGGGCATCTACATTGGCGATGC TGCGGCGGCCAAGAACAAGACGTACCTGCGAATGATGGGCATCACGCATGTCCTGAATGCCGCCGAGGGGTGTCGCTATGGCCAGGTGGACACCGGACACAGCTACTACCGGGACATGCCCAGCATTAG ACGGAACCATAAGGACTGTGTTTTTAGGTACATGGGCTTCCCGATGATCGACGCCCCCACGACAGACATCTCGCGGTACTTCTATGTGGCTTCCAAATTCATTGACAGCGCCATCAGCAGCGGCG GCAAAATCCTGGTACACTGCCTGGTGGGGATGTCCCGTTCGGCCACCTGTGTGCTGGCCTATCTGATGATTTGCCGCAAAATGTCGGCGGTGGATGCGATACGCACGGTGCGAATGCGTCGCGATATTCGGCCCAATGATGGATTCCTGCAGCAATTGGCCGACCTGGACATGGAGCTGAAGCGCAAGAACCTTTATCCCTATTAG